In Phacochoerus africanus isolate WHEZ1 chromosome 2, ROS_Pafr_v1, whole genome shotgun sequence, one DNA window encodes the following:
- the RALGDS gene encoding ral guanine nucleotide dissociation stimulator isoform X8: MMVDCQSSTQEIGEELVNGVVYSISLRKVQVHHGATKGQRWLGCENESALNLYETCKVRTVKAGTLEKLVGHLVPAFQGSDLSYVTVFLCTYRAFTTTQQVLDLLFESRYGRCDALTASSRYGCILPYAHEDGGPQDQLKNAISSILGTWLDQYSEDFCQPPDFPCLKQLVAYVQLNMPGSDLERRAHLLLAQLEHAELTQAEPEALKPAPELELAPAPLLAPSPVPAPDLEPVPGPDLEPALAPAPDPEPAPAPAPTPELELALSQSLELEPTSAPEPSWPSPVAAEKGLGEEKPHLLAFPAVLVAEQFTLMDAELFKKVVPYHCLGSIWSQRDKKGKEHLAPTVRATVTQFNNVANCVITTCLGDRSVTARGRARVVEHWIQVARECRALKNFSSLYAILSALQSNSIHRLKKTWDEVSRESFRIFQKLSEIFSDENNYSLSRELLIKEGTSKFATLEMNPKRAQKRPKETGVIQGTVPYLGTFLTDLVMLDTAMKDYLYGRLINFEKRRKEFEVIAQIKLLQSACNNYSIAPEEQFRAWFQAMEWLSETESYNLSCELEPPSESASNTLRVKKNAAIVKRWSDRQAPSTELSASSSCHSKSCDQLRCSPYLSSGDIADALSVHSAGSSSSDVEEINVSFVPESPDGQEKKFWESASQSSPETSGISSASSSTSSSSASTTPVATARTHKRSVSGVCSHSSSLPLYNQQVGDCCIIRVSLDVDNGNMYKSILVTSQDKAPAVIRKAMDKHNLDEDEPEDYELVQVISEDRKLKIPDNANVFYAMNSTANYDFVLKKRTFTKGAKVRHGASSTLPRMKQKGLKIAKGIF, translated from the exons AGCTCCACACAGGAGATTGGCGAGGAGCTGGTCAACGGGGTCGTGTACTCCATCTCCCTGCGGAAGGTCCAGGTACACCACGGAGCCACCAAGGGCCAGCGCTGGCTCGGG TGTGAAAATGAGTCGGCCCTGAACCTGTATGAGACCTGCAAGGTGCGGACGGTGAAGGCAGGTACGCTGGAGAAGCTGGTGGGGCACCTGGTGCCCGCCTTCCAGGGCAGCGACCTCTCCTACGTCACCGTCTTCCTGTGCACCTACCGGGCCTTCACCACCACCCAGCAAGTCCTGGACCTGCTGTTCGAAAG CAGGTATGGTAGGTGTGACGCACTCACGGCCTCCTCTAGATACGGCTGCATCCTGCCTTATGCCCACGAGGACGGCGGGCCCCAGGACCAGCTGAAAAA TGCCATCTCCTCCATCCTGGGCACCTGGCTGGACCAGTACTCGGAAGACTTCTGTCAGCCCCCCGACTTTCCCTGCCTCaagcagctggtggcctatgtgCAGCTCAACATGCCCGGCTCTGACCTGGAGCGCCGTGCCCACCTTCTCCTGGCCCAGCTGGAGCATGCGGAACTCACCCAGGCAGAGCCAGAGG CTCTGAAACCAGCCCCAGAGCTAGAGCTGGCTCCAGCACCCCTTCTAGCACCCAGTCCAGTGCCAGCGCCAGACCTGGAGCCAGTGCCAGGCCCAGACCTAGAGCCAGCTCTTGCGCCAGCTCCAGACCCAGagccagcaccagcaccagcaccgaCTCCTGAGCTGGAGCTGGCTCTGTCACAAAGCCTAGAGCTAGAGCCCACCTCGGCACCGGAGCCCTCCTGGCCCTCACCCGTGGCTGCAGAGAAGGGGCTCGGGGAGGAGAAGCCTCACCTCCTGGCATTCCCTGCCGTCCTGGTGGCGGAGCAGTTCACGCTGATGGATGCG GAGCTGTTCAAGAAAGTGGTGCCCTACCACTGCCTGGGCTCCATCTGGTCCCAGCGGGACAAGAAGGGCAAGGAGCACCTGGCTCCCACCGTCCGCGCCACTGTCACCCAGTTCAACAACGTGGCCAACTGCGTCATCACCACCTGCCTCGGGGACCGGAGCGTGACGGCCCGGGGCAGGGCCCGGGTGGTGGAGCACTGGATCCAGGTGGCCAGG GAGTGCCGGGCACTTAAGAACTTCTCATCCCTCTATGCCATCCTCTCGGCTCTGCAGAGCAACTCCATCCACCGACTGAAGAAGACGTGGGACGAAGTCTCCAG ggaGAGCTTCCGGATCTTTCAGAAGCTGTCAGAGATTTTCTCAGATGAGAACAACTACTCGCTGAGCAGAGAGCTGCTTATCAAG GAGGGGACCTCCAAGTTTGCCACCCTGGAAATGAACCCCAAGAGAGCCCAGAAGCGACCCAAGGAGACG GGTGTCATCCAGGGCACCGTTCCCTACCTGGGCACCTTCCTCACAGACCTGGTGATGCTGGACACGGCGATGAAGGACTATCTGTAT GGCAGACTGATCAACTTcgagaagagaaggaag GAATTCGAAGTCATCGCCCAGATCAAGCTGCTCCAGTCGGCCTGCAACAATTACAGCATCGCGCCCGAGGAGCAGTTCCGGGCCTGGTTCCAGGCCATGGAGTGGCTCAGCGAAACCGAGAG CTACAACTTGTCCTGTGAGCTGGAGCCCCCCTCGGAGTCAGCCAGCAACACCCTCAGGGTCAAGAAGAACGCGGCCATCGTCAAGCGCTGGAGCGA CCGCCAGGCCCCCAGCACGGAGCTCAGTGCcagcagcagctgccactccaagTCCTGTGACCAGCTCAGGTGCAGCCCCTACCTCAGCAGCGGGGACATTGCTGACGCACTCAGCGTCCACTCGGCTGGGTCCTCCAGCTCCGACGTGGAGGAGATCAACGTGAGCTTTGTCCCAGAGTCCCCCGATGGCCAGGAGAAGAAG TTCTGGGAGTCGGCCTCCCAGTCGTCCCCGGAGACCTCCGGCATCAGCTCGGCCTCCAgcagcacctcctcctcctcagcctccaCCACGCCCGTGGCCACCGCCCGCACCCACAAGCGCTCCGTCTCCGGGGTCTGCAGCCATAGCTCCTCGCTGCCCCTCTACAACCAGCAGGTGGGCGACTGCTGCATCATCCGGGTCAGCCTGGACGTGGACAACGGCAACATGTACAAGAGCATCCTG gtgACCAGCCAGGACAAGGCTCCGGCTGTCATCCGCAAGGCCATGGACAAACACAACCTGGACGAGGACGAGCCGGAAGATTACGAGCTGGTGCAGGTCATTTCGGAAGATCGCA AGCTGAAGATCCCCGACAATGCCAACGTGTTCTATGCCATGAACTCCACCGCCAACTATGACTTCGTCCTGAAGAAACGGACCTTCACCAAGGGGGCAAAGGTCAGGCATGGAGCCAGCTCGACCCTCCCCCGCATGAAGCAGAAAGGACTCAAGATCGCCAAGGGCATCTTCTGA
- the RALGDS gene encoding ral guanine nucleotide dissociation stimulator isoform X2 — MVQRMWAEAAGPAGGAEPLFPGSRRSRSVWDAVRLEVGGPDSCPVVLHSFTQLDPDLPRLESSTQEIGEELVNGVVYSISLRKVQVHHGATKGQRWLGCENESALNLYETCKVRTVKAGTLEKLVGHLVPAFQGSDLSYVTVFLCTYRAFTTTQQVLDLLFERYGRCDALTASSRYGCILPYAHEDGGPQDQLKNAISSILGTWLDQYSEDFCQPPDFPCLKQLVAYVQLNMPGSDLERRAHLLLAQLEHAELTQAEPEALKPAPELELAPAPLLAPSPVPAPDLEPVPGPDLEPALAPAPDPEPAPAPAPTPELELALSQSLELEPTSAPEPSWPSPVAAEKGLGEEKPHLLAFPAVLVAEQFTLMDAELFKKVVPYHCLGSIWSQRDKKGKEHLAPTVRATVTQFNNVANCVITTCLGDRSVTARGRARVVEHWIQVARECRALKNFSSLYAILSALQSNSIHRLKKTWDEVSRESFRIFQKLSEIFSDENNYSLSRELLIKEGTSKFATLEMNPKRAQKRPKETGVIQGTVPYLGTFLTDLVMLDTAMKDYLYGRLINFEKRRKEFEVIAQIKLLQSACNNYSIAPEEQFRAWFQAMEWLSETESYNLSCELEPPSESASNTLRVKKNAAIVKRWSDRQAPSTELSASSSCHSKSCDQLRCSPYLSSGDIADALSVHSAGSSSSDVEEINVSFVPESPDGQEKKFWESASQSSPETSGISSASSSTSSSSASTTPVATARTHKRSVSGVCSHSSSLPLYNQQVGDCCIIRVSLDVDNGNMYKSILVTSQDKAPAVIRKAMDKHNLDEDEPEDYELVQVISEDRKLKIPDNANVFYAMNSTANYDFVLKKRTFTKGAKVRHGASSTLPRMKQKGLKIAKGIF, encoded by the exons ATGGTGCAGCGCATGTGGGCCGAGGCGGCTGGGCCTGCGGGCGGCGCCGAGCCGCTGTTTCCGGGCTCCCGGCGGAGCCGCAGCGTGTGGGACGCCGTGCGCCTGGAGGTGGGCGGCCCCGACAGCTGCCCGGTGGTGCTGCACAGCTTCACGCAGCTCGACCCCGACCTGCCGCGCCTGGAG AGCTCCACACAGGAGATTGGCGAGGAGCTGGTCAACGGGGTCGTGTACTCCATCTCCCTGCGGAAGGTCCAGGTACACCACGGAGCCACCAAGGGCCAGCGCTGGCTCGGG TGTGAAAATGAGTCGGCCCTGAACCTGTATGAGACCTGCAAGGTGCGGACGGTGAAGGCAGGTACGCTGGAGAAGCTGGTGGGGCACCTGGTGCCCGCCTTCCAGGGCAGCGACCTCTCCTACGTCACCGTCTTCCTGTGCACCTACCGGGCCTTCACCACCACCCAGCAAGTCCTGGACCTGCTGTTCGAAAG GTATGGTAGGTGTGACGCACTCACGGCCTCCTCTAGATACGGCTGCATCCTGCCTTATGCCCACGAGGACGGCGGGCCCCAGGACCAGCTGAAAAA TGCCATCTCCTCCATCCTGGGCACCTGGCTGGACCAGTACTCGGAAGACTTCTGTCAGCCCCCCGACTTTCCCTGCCTCaagcagctggtggcctatgtgCAGCTCAACATGCCCGGCTCTGACCTGGAGCGCCGTGCCCACCTTCTCCTGGCCCAGCTGGAGCATGCGGAACTCACCCAGGCAGAGCCAGAGG CTCTGAAACCAGCCCCAGAGCTAGAGCTGGCTCCAGCACCCCTTCTAGCACCCAGTCCAGTGCCAGCGCCAGACCTGGAGCCAGTGCCAGGCCCAGACCTAGAGCCAGCTCTTGCGCCAGCTCCAGACCCAGagccagcaccagcaccagcaccgaCTCCTGAGCTGGAGCTGGCTCTGTCACAAAGCCTAGAGCTAGAGCCCACCTCGGCACCGGAGCCCTCCTGGCCCTCACCCGTGGCTGCAGAGAAGGGGCTCGGGGAGGAGAAGCCTCACCTCCTGGCATTCCCTGCCGTCCTGGTGGCGGAGCAGTTCACGCTGATGGATGCG GAGCTGTTCAAGAAAGTGGTGCCCTACCACTGCCTGGGCTCCATCTGGTCCCAGCGGGACAAGAAGGGCAAGGAGCACCTGGCTCCCACCGTCCGCGCCACTGTCACCCAGTTCAACAACGTGGCCAACTGCGTCATCACCACCTGCCTCGGGGACCGGAGCGTGACGGCCCGGGGCAGGGCCCGGGTGGTGGAGCACTGGATCCAGGTGGCCAGG GAGTGCCGGGCACTTAAGAACTTCTCATCCCTCTATGCCATCCTCTCGGCTCTGCAGAGCAACTCCATCCACCGACTGAAGAAGACGTGGGACGAAGTCTCCAG ggaGAGCTTCCGGATCTTTCAGAAGCTGTCAGAGATTTTCTCAGATGAGAACAACTACTCGCTGAGCAGAGAGCTGCTTATCAAG GAGGGGACCTCCAAGTTTGCCACCCTGGAAATGAACCCCAAGAGAGCCCAGAAGCGACCCAAGGAGACG GGTGTCATCCAGGGCACCGTTCCCTACCTGGGCACCTTCCTCACAGACCTGGTGATGCTGGACACGGCGATGAAGGACTATCTGTAT GGCAGACTGATCAACTTcgagaagagaaggaag GAATTCGAAGTCATCGCCCAGATCAAGCTGCTCCAGTCGGCCTGCAACAATTACAGCATCGCGCCCGAGGAGCAGTTCCGGGCCTGGTTCCAGGCCATGGAGTGGCTCAGCGAAACCGAGAG CTACAACTTGTCCTGTGAGCTGGAGCCCCCCTCGGAGTCAGCCAGCAACACCCTCAGGGTCAAGAAGAACGCGGCCATCGTCAAGCGCTGGAGCGA CCGCCAGGCCCCCAGCACGGAGCTCAGTGCcagcagcagctgccactccaagTCCTGTGACCAGCTCAGGTGCAGCCCCTACCTCAGCAGCGGGGACATTGCTGACGCACTCAGCGTCCACTCGGCTGGGTCCTCCAGCTCCGACGTGGAGGAGATCAACGTGAGCTTTGTCCCAGAGTCCCCCGATGGCCAGGAGAAGAAG TTCTGGGAGTCGGCCTCCCAGTCGTCCCCGGAGACCTCCGGCATCAGCTCGGCCTCCAgcagcacctcctcctcctcagcctccaCCACGCCCGTGGCCACCGCCCGCACCCACAAGCGCTCCGTCTCCGGGGTCTGCAGCCATAGCTCCTCGCTGCCCCTCTACAACCAGCAGGTGGGCGACTGCTGCATCATCCGGGTCAGCCTGGACGTGGACAACGGCAACATGTACAAGAGCATCCTG gtgACCAGCCAGGACAAGGCTCCGGCTGTCATCCGCAAGGCCATGGACAAACACAACCTGGACGAGGACGAGCCGGAAGATTACGAGCTGGTGCAGGTCATTTCGGAAGATCGCA AGCTGAAGATCCCCGACAATGCCAACGTGTTCTATGCCATGAACTCCACCGCCAACTATGACTTCGTCCTGAAGAAACGGACCTTCACCAAGGGGGCAAAGGTCAGGCATGGAGCCAGCTCGACCCTCCCCCGCATGAAGCAGAAAGGACTCAAGATCGCCAAGGGCATCTTCTGA
- the RALGDS gene encoding ral guanine nucleotide dissociation stimulator isoform X1, with the protein MVQRMWAEAAGPAGGAEPLFPGSRRSRSVWDAVRLEVGGPDSCPVVLHSFTQLDPDLPRLESSTQEIGEELVNGVVYSISLRKVQVHHGATKGQRWLGCENESALNLYETCKVRTVKAGTLEKLVGHLVPAFQGSDLSYVTVFLCTYRAFTTTQQVLDLLFESRYGRCDALTASSRYGCILPYAHEDGGPQDQLKNAISSILGTWLDQYSEDFCQPPDFPCLKQLVAYVQLNMPGSDLERRAHLLLAQLEHAELTQAEPEALKPAPELELAPAPLLAPSPVPAPDLEPVPGPDLEPALAPAPDPEPAPAPAPTPELELALSQSLELEPTSAPEPSWPSPVAAEKGLGEEKPHLLAFPAVLVAEQFTLMDAELFKKVVPYHCLGSIWSQRDKKGKEHLAPTVRATVTQFNNVANCVITTCLGDRSVTARGRARVVEHWIQVARECRALKNFSSLYAILSALQSNSIHRLKKTWDEVSRESFRIFQKLSEIFSDENNYSLSRELLIKEGTSKFATLEMNPKRAQKRPKETGVIQGTVPYLGTFLTDLVMLDTAMKDYLYGRLINFEKRRKEFEVIAQIKLLQSACNNYSIAPEEQFRAWFQAMEWLSETESYNLSCELEPPSESASNTLRVKKNAAIVKRWSDRQAPSTELSASSSCHSKSCDQLRCSPYLSSGDIADALSVHSAGSSSSDVEEINVSFVPESPDGQEKKFWESASQSSPETSGISSASSSTSSSSASTTPVATARTHKRSVSGVCSHSSSLPLYNQQVGDCCIIRVSLDVDNGNMYKSILVTSQDKAPAVIRKAMDKHNLDEDEPEDYELVQVISEDRKLKIPDNANVFYAMNSTANYDFVLKKRTFTKGAKVRHGASSTLPRMKQKGLKIAKGIF; encoded by the exons ATGGTGCAGCGCATGTGGGCCGAGGCGGCTGGGCCTGCGGGCGGCGCCGAGCCGCTGTTTCCGGGCTCCCGGCGGAGCCGCAGCGTGTGGGACGCCGTGCGCCTGGAGGTGGGCGGCCCCGACAGCTGCCCGGTGGTGCTGCACAGCTTCACGCAGCTCGACCCCGACCTGCCGCGCCTGGAG AGCTCCACACAGGAGATTGGCGAGGAGCTGGTCAACGGGGTCGTGTACTCCATCTCCCTGCGGAAGGTCCAGGTACACCACGGAGCCACCAAGGGCCAGCGCTGGCTCGGG TGTGAAAATGAGTCGGCCCTGAACCTGTATGAGACCTGCAAGGTGCGGACGGTGAAGGCAGGTACGCTGGAGAAGCTGGTGGGGCACCTGGTGCCCGCCTTCCAGGGCAGCGACCTCTCCTACGTCACCGTCTTCCTGTGCACCTACCGGGCCTTCACCACCACCCAGCAAGTCCTGGACCTGCTGTTCGAAAG CAGGTATGGTAGGTGTGACGCACTCACGGCCTCCTCTAGATACGGCTGCATCCTGCCTTATGCCCACGAGGACGGCGGGCCCCAGGACCAGCTGAAAAA TGCCATCTCCTCCATCCTGGGCACCTGGCTGGACCAGTACTCGGAAGACTTCTGTCAGCCCCCCGACTTTCCCTGCCTCaagcagctggtggcctatgtgCAGCTCAACATGCCCGGCTCTGACCTGGAGCGCCGTGCCCACCTTCTCCTGGCCCAGCTGGAGCATGCGGAACTCACCCAGGCAGAGCCAGAGG CTCTGAAACCAGCCCCAGAGCTAGAGCTGGCTCCAGCACCCCTTCTAGCACCCAGTCCAGTGCCAGCGCCAGACCTGGAGCCAGTGCCAGGCCCAGACCTAGAGCCAGCTCTTGCGCCAGCTCCAGACCCAGagccagcaccagcaccagcaccgaCTCCTGAGCTGGAGCTGGCTCTGTCACAAAGCCTAGAGCTAGAGCCCACCTCGGCACCGGAGCCCTCCTGGCCCTCACCCGTGGCTGCAGAGAAGGGGCTCGGGGAGGAGAAGCCTCACCTCCTGGCATTCCCTGCCGTCCTGGTGGCGGAGCAGTTCACGCTGATGGATGCG GAGCTGTTCAAGAAAGTGGTGCCCTACCACTGCCTGGGCTCCATCTGGTCCCAGCGGGACAAGAAGGGCAAGGAGCACCTGGCTCCCACCGTCCGCGCCACTGTCACCCAGTTCAACAACGTGGCCAACTGCGTCATCACCACCTGCCTCGGGGACCGGAGCGTGACGGCCCGGGGCAGGGCCCGGGTGGTGGAGCACTGGATCCAGGTGGCCAGG GAGTGCCGGGCACTTAAGAACTTCTCATCCCTCTATGCCATCCTCTCGGCTCTGCAGAGCAACTCCATCCACCGACTGAAGAAGACGTGGGACGAAGTCTCCAG ggaGAGCTTCCGGATCTTTCAGAAGCTGTCAGAGATTTTCTCAGATGAGAACAACTACTCGCTGAGCAGAGAGCTGCTTATCAAG GAGGGGACCTCCAAGTTTGCCACCCTGGAAATGAACCCCAAGAGAGCCCAGAAGCGACCCAAGGAGACG GGTGTCATCCAGGGCACCGTTCCCTACCTGGGCACCTTCCTCACAGACCTGGTGATGCTGGACACGGCGATGAAGGACTATCTGTAT GGCAGACTGATCAACTTcgagaagagaaggaag GAATTCGAAGTCATCGCCCAGATCAAGCTGCTCCAGTCGGCCTGCAACAATTACAGCATCGCGCCCGAGGAGCAGTTCCGGGCCTGGTTCCAGGCCATGGAGTGGCTCAGCGAAACCGAGAG CTACAACTTGTCCTGTGAGCTGGAGCCCCCCTCGGAGTCAGCCAGCAACACCCTCAGGGTCAAGAAGAACGCGGCCATCGTCAAGCGCTGGAGCGA CCGCCAGGCCCCCAGCACGGAGCTCAGTGCcagcagcagctgccactccaagTCCTGTGACCAGCTCAGGTGCAGCCCCTACCTCAGCAGCGGGGACATTGCTGACGCACTCAGCGTCCACTCGGCTGGGTCCTCCAGCTCCGACGTGGAGGAGATCAACGTGAGCTTTGTCCCAGAGTCCCCCGATGGCCAGGAGAAGAAG TTCTGGGAGTCGGCCTCCCAGTCGTCCCCGGAGACCTCCGGCATCAGCTCGGCCTCCAgcagcacctcctcctcctcagcctccaCCACGCCCGTGGCCACCGCCCGCACCCACAAGCGCTCCGTCTCCGGGGTCTGCAGCCATAGCTCCTCGCTGCCCCTCTACAACCAGCAGGTGGGCGACTGCTGCATCATCCGGGTCAGCCTGGACGTGGACAACGGCAACATGTACAAGAGCATCCTG gtgACCAGCCAGGACAAGGCTCCGGCTGTCATCCGCAAGGCCATGGACAAACACAACCTGGACGAGGACGAGCCGGAAGATTACGAGCTGGTGCAGGTCATTTCGGAAGATCGCA AGCTGAAGATCCCCGACAATGCCAACGTGTTCTATGCCATGAACTCCACCGCCAACTATGACTTCGTCCTGAAGAAACGGACCTTCACCAAGGGGGCAAAGGTCAGGCATGGAGCCAGCTCGACCCTCCCCCGCATGAAGCAGAAAGGACTCAAGATCGCCAAGGGCATCTTCTGA
- the RALGDS gene encoding ral guanine nucleotide dissociation stimulator isoform X3, with protein MAREARPAEPRARKGWVFFACVSVVTARRWAVARRAALQSPTPLPTTPLLAPTTESSTQEIGEELVNGVVYSISLRKVQVHHGATKGQRWLGCENESALNLYETCKVRTVKAGTLEKLVGHLVPAFQGSDLSYVTVFLCTYRAFTTTQQVLDLLFESRYGRCDALTASSRYGCILPYAHEDGGPQDQLKNAISSILGTWLDQYSEDFCQPPDFPCLKQLVAYVQLNMPGSDLERRAHLLLAQLEHAELTQAEPEALKPAPELELAPAPLLAPSPVPAPDLEPVPGPDLEPALAPAPDPEPAPAPAPTPELELALSQSLELEPTSAPEPSWPSPVAAEKGLGEEKPHLLAFPAVLVAEQFTLMDAELFKKVVPYHCLGSIWSQRDKKGKEHLAPTVRATVTQFNNVANCVITTCLGDRSVTARGRARVVEHWIQVARECRALKNFSSLYAILSALQSNSIHRLKKTWDEVSRESFRIFQKLSEIFSDENNYSLSRELLIKEGTSKFATLEMNPKRAQKRPKETGVIQGTVPYLGTFLTDLVMLDTAMKDYLYGRLINFEKRRKEFEVIAQIKLLQSACNNYSIAPEEQFRAWFQAMEWLSETESYNLSCELEPPSESASNTLRVKKNAAIVKRWSDRQAPSTELSASSSCHSKSCDQLRCSPYLSSGDIADALSVHSAGSSSSDVEEINVSFVPESPDGQEKKFWESASQSSPETSGISSASSSTSSSSASTTPVATARTHKRSVSGVCSHSSSLPLYNQQVGDCCIIRVSLDVDNGNMYKSILVTSQDKAPAVIRKAMDKHNLDEDEPEDYELVQVISEDRKLKIPDNANVFYAMNSTANYDFVLKKRTFTKGAKVRHGASSTLPRMKQKGLKIAKGIF; from the exons ATGGCCCGGGAAGCCAGGCCCGCTGAGCCCAGGGCCAGGAAGGGCTGGGTGTTCTTTGCCTGTGTCTCCGTGGTGACTGCCAGGCGCTGGGCCGTCGCCCGACGTGCTGCTCTCCAGAGCCCCACGCCTTTGCCGACAACACCTCTGCTGGCACCAACCACCGAG AGCTCCACACAGGAGATTGGCGAGGAGCTGGTCAACGGGGTCGTGTACTCCATCTCCCTGCGGAAGGTCCAGGTACACCACGGAGCCACCAAGGGCCAGCGCTGGCTCGGG TGTGAAAATGAGTCGGCCCTGAACCTGTATGAGACCTGCAAGGTGCGGACGGTGAAGGCAGGTACGCTGGAGAAGCTGGTGGGGCACCTGGTGCCCGCCTTCCAGGGCAGCGACCTCTCCTACGTCACCGTCTTCCTGTGCACCTACCGGGCCTTCACCACCACCCAGCAAGTCCTGGACCTGCTGTTCGAAAG CAGGTATGGTAGGTGTGACGCACTCACGGCCTCCTCTAGATACGGCTGCATCCTGCCTTATGCCCACGAGGACGGCGGGCCCCAGGACCAGCTGAAAAA TGCCATCTCCTCCATCCTGGGCACCTGGCTGGACCAGTACTCGGAAGACTTCTGTCAGCCCCCCGACTTTCCCTGCCTCaagcagctggtggcctatgtgCAGCTCAACATGCCCGGCTCTGACCTGGAGCGCCGTGCCCACCTTCTCCTGGCCCAGCTGGAGCATGCGGAACTCACCCAGGCAGAGCCAGAGG CTCTGAAACCAGCCCCAGAGCTAGAGCTGGCTCCAGCACCCCTTCTAGCACCCAGTCCAGTGCCAGCGCCAGACCTGGAGCCAGTGCCAGGCCCAGACCTAGAGCCAGCTCTTGCGCCAGCTCCAGACCCAGagccagcaccagcaccagcaccgaCTCCTGAGCTGGAGCTGGCTCTGTCACAAAGCCTAGAGCTAGAGCCCACCTCGGCACCGGAGCCCTCCTGGCCCTCACCCGTGGCTGCAGAGAAGGGGCTCGGGGAGGAGAAGCCTCACCTCCTGGCATTCCCTGCCGTCCTGGTGGCGGAGCAGTTCACGCTGATGGATGCG GAGCTGTTCAAGAAAGTGGTGCCCTACCACTGCCTGGGCTCCATCTGGTCCCAGCGGGACAAGAAGGGCAAGGAGCACCTGGCTCCCACCGTCCGCGCCACTGTCACCCAGTTCAACAACGTGGCCAACTGCGTCATCACCACCTGCCTCGGGGACCGGAGCGTGACGGCCCGGGGCAGGGCCCGGGTGGTGGAGCACTGGATCCAGGTGGCCAGG GAGTGCCGGGCACTTAAGAACTTCTCATCCCTCTATGCCATCCTCTCGGCTCTGCAGAGCAACTCCATCCACCGACTGAAGAAGACGTGGGACGAAGTCTCCAG ggaGAGCTTCCGGATCTTTCAGAAGCTGTCAGAGATTTTCTCAGATGAGAACAACTACTCGCTGAGCAGAGAGCTGCTTATCAAG GAGGGGACCTCCAAGTTTGCCACCCTGGAAATGAACCCCAAGAGAGCCCAGAAGCGACCCAAGGAGACG GGTGTCATCCAGGGCACCGTTCCCTACCTGGGCACCTTCCTCACAGACCTGGTGATGCTGGACACGGCGATGAAGGACTATCTGTAT GGCAGACTGATCAACTTcgagaagagaaggaag GAATTCGAAGTCATCGCCCAGATCAAGCTGCTCCAGTCGGCCTGCAACAATTACAGCATCGCGCCCGAGGAGCAGTTCCGGGCCTGGTTCCAGGCCATGGAGTGGCTCAGCGAAACCGAGAG CTACAACTTGTCCTGTGAGCTGGAGCCCCCCTCGGAGTCAGCCAGCAACACCCTCAGGGTCAAGAAGAACGCGGCCATCGTCAAGCGCTGGAGCGA CCGCCAGGCCCCCAGCACGGAGCTCAGTGCcagcagcagctgccactccaagTCCTGTGACCAGCTCAGGTGCAGCCCCTACCTCAGCAGCGGGGACATTGCTGACGCACTCAGCGTCCACTCGGCTGGGTCCTCCAGCTCCGACGTGGAGGAGATCAACGTGAGCTTTGTCCCAGAGTCCCCCGATGGCCAGGAGAAGAAG TTCTGGGAGTCGGCCTCCCAGTCGTCCCCGGAGACCTCCGGCATCAGCTCGGCCTCCAgcagcacctcctcctcctcagcctccaCCACGCCCGTGGCCACCGCCCGCACCCACAAGCGCTCCGTCTCCGGGGTCTGCAGCCATAGCTCCTCGCTGCCCCTCTACAACCAGCAGGTGGGCGACTGCTGCATCATCCGGGTCAGCCTGGACGTGGACAACGGCAACATGTACAAGAGCATCCTG gtgACCAGCCAGGACAAGGCTCCGGCTGTCATCCGCAAGGCCATGGACAAACACAACCTGGACGAGGACGAGCCGGAAGATTACGAGCTGGTGCAGGTCATTTCGGAAGATCGCA AGCTGAAGATCCCCGACAATGCCAACGTGTTCTATGCCATGAACTCCACCGCCAACTATGACTTCGTCCTGAAGAAACGGACCTTCACCAAGGGGGCAAAGGTCAGGCATGGAGCCAGCTCGACCCTCCCCCGCATGAAGCAGAAAGGACTCAAGATCGCCAAGGGCATCTTCTGA